The Candidatus Uhrbacteria bacterium genome has a segment encoding these proteins:
- a CDS encoding ABC transporter permease: MHIRDLIKSAFDSLGRTKGRTALTMLGIIIGITSVILVLSIAEAAERYIVSTVNSFGSGLIIVANGPPSSGSFTNAFAEEVLTFDDLKAIKQKSWIDLAIASVEQNDKIIANGVEREGKVTATMPDEIKFYDIKPAQGLFLTEDDIDSRARVTVLGAEIARELFGDESAVGKTVRVSRQNFRVVGVMEKVGTRGFDNVDRNIYIPVTAGLDLYNKKYVQAFVLRTNLLSITDGMRRIQDVLRDRHNIDLGEEDDFNVLSQEELVKTATQITDILGILLTAIAAISLLVGGIGIMNIMYVSVTERTREIGLRKSLGARSRDVLSQFLIEAIVLTGVGGIIGILLGIGLSYIAILAISSFQSGWSFAVSTTGMALGFFVSTTIGVIFGFAPARKASLLNPIEALRKD, encoded by the coding sequence ATGCATATCCGCGACCTGATCAAATCGGCATTCGACAGCCTAGGGCGCACCAAGGGGCGCACAGCGCTGACCATGCTCGGTATCATTATTGGAATCACTTCCGTGATTCTGGTTTTATCGATAGCAGAAGCGGCCGAGCGTTATATCGTAAGCACGGTCAACTCATTTGGCTCGGGGCTCATCATTGTCGCTAATGGTCCGCCAAGCTCCGGTAGTTTTACCAACGCCTTTGCAGAAGAGGTTTTGACATTCGACGACTTGAAAGCGATCAAGCAAAAGTCCTGGATTGATTTGGCTATTGCGAGTGTTGAACAGAATGACAAAATCATTGCCAATGGCGTCGAGCGCGAGGGAAAAGTCACGGCCACGATGCCGGATGAAATCAAGTTTTACGATATCAAGCCCGCACAAGGACTCTTTCTCACGGAAGATGACATCGACTCCCGTGCGCGCGTTACGGTTCTTGGAGCGGAAATAGCCCGAGAATTATTTGGCGATGAAAGTGCCGTGGGAAAAACCGTGCGTGTGAGCCGGCAAAACTTCCGCGTCGTTGGCGTGATGGAAAAAGTCGGCACGCGCGGCTTTGATAATGTGGATCGGAATATCTATATACCCGTAACAGCAGGACTCGATCTCTATAATAAGAAGTACGTTCAGGCATTTGTCCTCCGTACCAACCTGCTCTCCATCACCGACGGCATGCGACGTATCCAGGATGTCCTTCGCGACCGCCACAATATTGATCTCGGGGAAGAGGATGATTTTAACGTGCTCTCACAAGAAGAGCTTGTAAAGACCGCGACCCAGATTACCGATATTCTCGGGATCTTGCTGACGGCCATCGCCGCTATCTCGCTGCTTGTAGGCGGCATAGGCATCATGAACATCATGTACGTCTCGGTTACGGAGCGCACCCGTGAAATCGGTCTGCGTAAGTCGCTTGGCGCGCGTAGCCGGGATGTCTTGTCGCAGTTCTTGATCGAGGCGATTGTCCTGACGGGCGTCGGAGGCATCATTGGGATTCTCTTGGGTATCGGATTATCGTATATCGCTATTCTCGCGATCTCGTCCTTCCAATCCGGCTGGTCTTTTGCCGTCTCGACGACTGGTATGGCGCTGGGATTTTTTGTTTCAACAACCATCGGCGTGATCTTTGGTTTTGCTCCTGCGCGTAAGGCGTCGCTACTTAATCCGATCGAGGCGCTCCGCAAAGACTAA
- a CDS encoding NUDIX domain-containing protein encodes MRRELREGDRVLTVSAFLITKEVPRPRALLLKHAKLGCWLQPGGHVESDQDPIMALIEECEVEVGIDVEPYLRPLSTFGNVDVLRLPAHLTSIKIPAGKPNPGDPEHYMIDMGYLIYIPEPLPVKEGIEAVWIDKTELRKYDMPEDVRFFLKHHL; translated from the coding sequence ATGCGACGAGAGCTCCGCGAGGGCGACCGTGTCCTCACCGTCTCCGCCTTCCTGATCACCAAGGAAGTTCCCCGGCCCCGCGCCCTTCTCCTCAAGCATGCCAAGCTCGGTTGTTGGCTACAGCCCGGCGGTCACGTTGAGAGCGACCAGGACCCGATCATGGCATTGATCGAGGAGTGCGAAGTCGAGGTCGGCATCGACGTCGAGCCGTATCTGCGTCCACTCTCAACCTTCGGTAACGTCGATGTGCTGCGGCTGCCCGCACATCTGACCTCGATCAAGATTCCTGCCGGCAAGCCCAACCCGGGCGACCCCGAGCACTACATGATCGACATGGGCTACCTGATCTACATCCCGGAGCCGCTTCCCGTGAAGGAGGGGATCGAGGCCGTCTGGATCGACAAGACCGAGCTCCGCAAGTACGACATGCCGGAAGATGTGCGGTTCTTTCTGAAGCATCATCTCTAA
- the queA gene encoding tRNA preQ1(34) S-adenosylmethionine ribosyltransferase-isomerase QueA, with the protein METSLFDYPLPPERIAQKSMEPREAAKLLVLDRKTGMVQDKHVRDLPGLLRKGDLLIFNDSKVFKARLKAVIYGKNTREAGKEVEIFLLRPDGDMWIALARPGKKLHSGCRVMFEDGSKARVMGKREDGTVDIDFGIHPDQVFELADQYGEVPVPPYVEATKENTSAYQTAYAKHVGSVAAPTAGFHFTNALLDELKNKGIETAFVTLHVGIGTFRPMKSETLGEHVMHEEWAHVSKETISMVQKAKQEGRRVIVVGTTAMRALESWAVKSEKREEWSGFTDLFITPGFDFKIADGLMTNFHLPKSTLIVLVSSFAGRENVMSAYKHAIDNHYRFYSFGDAMLII; encoded by the coding sequence ATGGAAACTTCCCTGTTTGACTATCCCCTCCCGCCTGAGCGGATTGCACAGAAATCAATGGAACCGCGTGAAGCGGCAAAGCTTTTGGTTTTGGATCGAAAGACAGGAATGGTTCAGGATAAGCATGTACGCGACTTGCCCGGACTTTTGCGCAAAGGCGATCTTTTGATTTTTAATGATTCCAAAGTTTTTAAGGCGAGACTCAAGGCGGTGATCTACGGAAAGAATACGCGCGAGGCGGGAAAGGAAGTTGAGATTTTCTTACTTCGTCCGGATGGTGACATGTGGATCGCTCTTGCTCGACCGGGAAAAAAACTGCATTCAGGATGCCGCGTCATGTTTGAGGATGGAAGCAAAGCGCGCGTGATGGGGAAACGCGAAGACGGGACGGTCGACATTGATTTTGGAATTCATCCGGATCAAGTATTTGAACTTGCCGATCAATATGGCGAGGTTCCGGTTCCGCCGTATGTGGAGGCGACAAAGGAAAATACTTCCGCGTATCAGACCGCGTATGCCAAGCACGTCGGATCGGTTGCGGCTCCGACGGCAGGGTTTCATTTTACGAATGCGTTGCTCGACGAGTTGAAAAATAAAGGAATAGAGACGGCGTTCGTCACCCTACACGTCGGCATCGGAACATTTCGTCCTATGAAGAGTGAGACGCTTGGCGAGCATGTGATGCACGAGGAGTGGGCGCACGTCTCAAAAGAGACAATTTCAATGGTTCAAAAAGCGAAACAAGAAGGAAGACGCGTGATTGTTGTTGGTACGACGGCGATGCGCGCTCTTGAAAGTTGGGCCGTAAAATCGGAAAAACGCGAGGAATGGAGCGGGTTCACGGATTTGTTCATTACTCCGGGTTTTGATTTCAAGATTGCTGACGGATTGATGACGAATTTCCATCTTCCAAAGTCGACGCTGATCGTGCTTGTTTCCTCTTTTGCCGGACGCGAGAACGTGATGAGCGCGTACAAACACGCGATCGACAATCATTACCGCTTCTATTCTTTTGGCGATGCAATGCTGATTATTTAA
- a CDS encoding efflux RND transporter periplasmic adaptor subunit, whose amino-acid sequence MENTQEQTMVPKKSRFRFLKNKWFWIISIIVLGGAWFAFGRGGNEGPFYETRKVEKGNVVQTVEVTGEIKPDARLNLAFSSTAPFESIYKKVGSIVKRGDVIAELQSRDLRFASERARAALAIAQANLDARLAGETKETIAIAQAQVDQAKADLEATRLNVQNELRVSELALEKARVDFETSGNTSEQTVSASYANLRSALQGALGPMRSGLIDGDAEIGVDNTSANDLYEGVLGIYARDAFERAKQAYPIAKNAVNAVDTAARNLTSSTPNETVLAVGEQMQDALRKTQLYLDEVQKVLAGSITNINLSETSLASKKAGIDADRASVSTNLTSITNYIETARSSSISQSGSKETLQIAYDTAKANYDIAQKNLVTKVKTAETNLAIQQATLDLRQAAPRSVDVAGLRAQVLDAQTAYQQARERLADVQIIAPVDGVVTDIIPSIGEQVGANVTAVKMVSTEGYSVEALVPEADIVKVSPDQTVEITLDAFGDDVKFVGKVISENPDQTKVSDAIYYKVYVAIDAAGRDIKPGMTANLTVKTGNRENVLVIPTRSIRERDGQRYVRVIAGGSVKDADIELGLRGDEGRAEVVKGLSEEQIVVISEVSADEFGKLEAEAKVGN is encoded by the coding sequence ATGGAAAACACCCAAGAACAGACAATGGTACCCAAGAAGTCTCGCTTCCGATTTTTAAAGAACAAGTGGTTTTGGATTATCTCCATCATCGTCCTCGGTGGCGCCTGGTTTGCATTTGGTCGCGGCGGCAATGAAGGCCCATTTTATGAAACCCGCAAAGTGGAGAAGGGGAATGTTGTCCAAACAGTAGAAGTCACCGGCGAAATTAAGCCGGATGCACGGTTGAACCTCGCTTTTTCCAGTACAGCCCCATTCGAAAGTATTTATAAAAAGGTTGGTTCGATCGTAAAACGAGGTGATGTGATCGCTGAGCTCCAGAGCCGCGATCTCCGTTTTGCCTCAGAGCGCGCCCGTGCCGCGCTCGCCATCGCGCAAGCCAACTTGGATGCGCGTCTCGCCGGAGAAACAAAAGAGACAATTGCGATCGCCCAAGCCCAAGTCGACCAAGCTAAGGCCGATCTCGAGGCCACGCGCTTGAACGTCCAAAATGAGTTACGCGTTTCTGAACTTGCCTTGGAAAAAGCACGCGTCGATTTTGAAACAAGTGGCAACACCTCCGAGCAGACCGTCTCCGCCTCCTACGCCAATCTCCGCTCGGCACTCCAAGGCGCACTCGGCCCGATGCGTTCCGGTCTTATCGATGGCGACGCGGAAATCGGCGTCGACAACACCTCGGCCAATGACTTGTATGAAGGCGTGCTCGGTATTTACGCGCGCGACGCATTTGAGCGTGCCAAGCAGGCGTACCCGATCGCCAAGAATGCCGTGAATGCCGTCGACACAGCGGCGCGCAACCTCACATCCTCGACACCAAATGAAACCGTTCTCGCGGTAGGCGAGCAGATGCAGGATGCGCTCCGAAAAACCCAGCTCTACCTCGATGAAGTTCAGAAGGTGCTCGCCGGTTCTATTACCAATATCAACTTGAGCGAGACGTCGCTTGCTTCCAAAAAAGCCGGCATCGATGCAGATCGTGCAAGCGTGAGCACAAATCTCACGAGCATCACCAACTACATCGAGACGGCGCGCTCAAGCTCCATCTCGCAAAGCGGTTCCAAAGAAACCTTGCAGATCGCGTATGACACCGCCAAGGCAAATTACGATATCGCGCAGAAAAATTTGGTGACGAAGGTCAAAACGGCAGAAACAAATCTTGCGATCCAGCAAGCAACGCTCGACTTGCGCCAAGCCGCCCCGCGCTCTGTCGATGTCGCCGGTCTCCGCGCCCAAGTCCTCGATGCACAAACCGCCTATCAGCAAGCCCGCGAACGCCTTGCGGACGTACAAATCATTGCTCCGGTCGACGGCGTCGTCACCGACATCATCCCGAGCATTGGCGAGCAAGTCGGCGCTAATGTCACAGCTGTGAAAATGGTCTCGACGGAGGGTTATTCTGTGGAAGCACTTGTTCCGGAAGCAGACATCGTCAAAGTTTCACCAGACCAAACCGTTGAGATCACGCTCGACGCTTTTGGAGACGATGTAAAATTTGTCGGCAAAGTCATTTCGGAAAACCCCGACCAAACAAAAGTCTCGGACGCTATCTACTACAAGGTCTACGTCGCTATCGACGCCGCCGGCCGCGACATCAAGCCTGGTATGACCGCCAACCTCACCGTGAAAACCGGCAATCGTGAGAATGTTCTCGTCATTCCGACTCGTTCGATCCGCGAGCGCGATGGCCAGCGCTATGTACGTGTCATTGCGGGTGGAAGCGTGAAAGATGCGGACATTGAACTCGGTCTCCGCGGTGATGAAGGCCGCGCGGAAGTCGTGAAAGGTTTGAGTGAGGAGCAGATCGTTGTCATTAGCGAGGTCTCTGCTGACGAATTCGGTAAATTGGAGGCTGAAGCCAAAGTAGGAAACTAA
- a CDS encoding ABC transporter permease, with protein MHVRDLVSISFKSLIRNKARAVLTMLGIVIGIGSVILMLSVGKAAENFLLANVASFGPDVVIISNGSGDQSGGGPSPLQKLTLTYKDYRELKRQSWVESVLGTIVSTAVASDGPENMNVSLWGSTPGEIEIYPADLAEGAFSSTMTSMAAPRSP; from the coding sequence ATGCACGTACGCGATCTCGTCTCCATCTCCTTCAAGAGCCTTATCCGCAACAAGGCGCGTGCGGTTTTAACGATGCTCGGAATCGTGATCGGTATCGGATCCGTGATTTTGATGCTCTCGGTTGGAAAAGCTGCCGAAAATTTTCTCCTCGCCAACGTCGCATCGTTTGGACCGGATGTCGTTATTATCTCTAACGGCTCCGGCGACCAAAGCGGCGGGGGACCAAGCCCGCTTCAAAAGTTGACGCTCACCTACAAGGATTATCGAGAACTCAAGCGTCAGTCCTGGGTCGAGTCGGTACTTGGGACGATCGTGAGTACGGCCGTAGCGTCCGATGGTCCGGAGAATATGAACGTTTCACTCTGGGGATCTACGCCCGGAGAAATTGAAATCTACCCCGCCGATCTCGCCGAAGGCGCTTTCTCCTCGACGATGACATCGATGGCCGCGCCAAGGTCGCCGTGA
- a CDS encoding ABC transporter ATP-binding protein, whose product MSKNPAVIRVEGLKKAYYNDGVPTHVLHGIDFEIPKGEFVAIMGPSGSGKSTLMQILGFLDTLTGGKYLFEGRDVSKMEDDELAAMRGEKVGFIFQSFNLLPKTTVLENVMLPLLYSDVPLRDREKLAMEAIDIVGLRHRVKNLSNQLSGGERQRVAIARALVRKPSVIFADEPTGNLDSKNGQAVMDTLLELNLKKGHTIILVTHETDTAAYAERILTLRDGLLVSDRRLDGERHKLGERELKK is encoded by the coding sequence ATGTCTAAGAATCCGGCTGTCATCCGCGTTGAGGGCTTGAAAAAAGCCTACTACAACGACGGAGTGCCGACGCATGTCCTGCATGGCATTGACTTTGAAATTCCCAAAGGAGAATTCGTGGCCATCATGGGCCCGTCCGGCTCCGGCAAGTCGACCTTGATGCAGATTCTCGGCTTCCTCGACACGCTCACGGGTGGAAAATATTTGTTTGAAGGTCGCGACGTCTCAAAAATGGAAGACGATGAACTCGCCGCCATGCGCGGAGAGAAGGTCGGTTTCATTTTTCAGTCCTTCAACTTGCTTCCAAAGACCACCGTGCTCGAGAACGTCATGCTCCCGCTTCTGTACTCGGACGTGCCGCTGAGAGACCGGGAAAAACTTGCTATGGAAGCCATCGATATTGTCGGTCTCCGTCATCGTGTGAAGAACCTTTCTAACCAGCTCTCTGGCGGTGAGCGTCAGCGTGTCGCGATCGCCCGCGCCCTTGTTCGCAAACCTTCGGTGATCTTCGCCGATGAACCGACGGGAAACCTCGATTCCAAAAACGGCCAAGCTGTCATGGATACATTGTTAGAGCTCAACCTGAAGAAAGGTCACACCATCATTCTTGTCACCCACGAGACCGACACCGCTGCTTACGCCGAGCGCATTCTCACCTTGCGTGATGGCCTCCTCGTAAGTGACCGTCGTCTAGACGGCGAGCGCCACAAACTCGGCGAGCGCGAGTTGAAGAAGTAA
- a CDS encoding FtsX-like permease family protein encodes MARELFGDESAVGKLIKIRRVNYRVVGVMEKAGTRFFTKLDDLIYIPLTSAMDLFNKDRLNFLSIKPRDMSPDEAKEEVRYLLRETHKLDNPNAELSKDDFRVGTQEDAQKNAGTIGQVLSILLGSIAAISLVVGGIGIMNIMYVTVTERTSEIGLRKALGAKSVDVLGQFMAEAVAVTSVGGIIGIIFGIAMSWLTIQILNQFQPGWTFMLSIDSIVLAFSVSAVIGIVFGFAPARRASKLSPIEALRYE; translated from the coding sequence GTGGCGCGTGAATTATTTGGCGACGAATCGGCGGTTGGGAAGCTCATCAAAATCCGCCGCGTGAACTATCGCGTCGTCGGTGTTATGGAAAAAGCCGGCACGCGCTTCTTTACGAAGCTGGATGATCTTATCTATATCCCGCTGACCTCGGCGATGGACTTGTTCAACAAGGATCGCCTCAATTTTTTGAGTATCAAGCCTCGTGATATGTCGCCGGATGAAGCGAAAGAAGAAGTACGGTATCTGCTTCGCGAAACGCATAAGCTGGATAATCCAAACGCAGAGCTCTCCAAAGACGATTTCCGTGTCGGTACCCAAGAAGACGCGCAGAAAAATGCCGGCACCATCGGCCAAGTATTATCGATCTTGCTTGGTTCGATTGCAGCCATCTCTCTTGTCGTTGGTGGCATCGGTATCATGAACATTATGTATGTGACGGTAACCGAGCGCACTTCAGAAATCGGATTGCGCAAAGCGCTCGGCGCTAAAAGCGTAGATGTGCTCGGTCAATTCATGGCTGAGGCCGTCGCGGTAACATCGGTAGGTGGCATCATCGGGATTATTTTTGGTATTGCGATGTCCTGGCTAACAATCCAAATCCTGAACCAATTCCAGCCCGGATGGACATTCATGCTTTCTATCGACTCCATTGTCCTAGCTTTCAGTGTCTCCGCCGTGATCGGTATTGTCTTTGGTTTTGCACCAGCGCGCCGAGCCTCTAAGCTCTCGCCGATTGAGGCGTTAAGGTACGAGTAG
- a CDS encoding VCBS repeat-containing protein: MRRSILSILAIAALVTAVFPSPTAAAIGNDQSPKLINFFLGYEIKPEDPAKLARWDIVVLDMDQSFQFPDRVREIKRINPNIKLLAYVSSSEISQSRYNGDSRSPGGKLASRIPEAWFLPRANGSRASWWPGAYLLNASTLSPSVGGQTWRTFLGPFIRDEIMSTGLWDGVFLDAAYDNVTGFFGNDLDPDRNGKANTPAEINSTYRNGMRELISNVRRAIGNDKIIINNSSAVYGDISNGVLYENFPRYGFTGPFAELRTTLGKNPEPKVSAINTNTNNRENPNDFRLMRYGLASALVADSFYSFDAGDSGHHRTWWYDEYEAPIGNARSAPRNIKTDVWSREYQRGIAIVNATKKAEDITLPGEFEKLRGSQDPRTNDGSIVTRVTVPPEDGVVLIRRSEATQVVGASVPNGSFLQVFDATGRRIRNGFFAQRDDIPGGANFLAVDLDRNGSEDLVFANGGEVTVRLSGASDNRFRPFGNNYRGAISITAGQTDRDTAWELILAPDGNSAPTVQITDLKGGVRKSWLAYEARFRGGVSIAIGDLNGDNLREIFTGTGTGGGPHVRSFKTDGVAWRGGFFAFASSERAGVRVAIGDIDGDGRDDLVTGSGVGAPPKVRVYDADGRLRSEFVPSGVTASQGVRPVLSDIDGDGKREILIPGSAF, encoded by the coding sequence ATGCGGCGTAGCATCCTATCGATACTCGCCATTGCGGCCCTAGTTACGGCCGTTTTTCCGTCTCCGACAGCCGCCGCCATCGGCAACGACCAGTCTCCCAAGCTCATCAACTTCTTTTTAGGCTACGAAATCAAGCCAGAAGACCCAGCAAAACTCGCCAGATGGGACATTGTCGTCCTCGACATGGACCAATCGTTTCAATTTCCTGATCGCGTCCGTGAAATTAAGCGCATCAACCCAAACATAAAACTGCTTGCCTATGTAAGTTCGAGCGAAATCTCCCAATCTCGCTACAACGGCGACTCGCGTTCACCCGGCGGAAAGCTCGCGAGCAGAATTCCGGAAGCCTGGTTTCTTCCGCGTGCAAATGGTTCGCGCGCAAGCTGGTGGCCGGGTGCCTATCTTTTGAATGCTTCAACGCTTTCACCATCCGTTGGCGGACAAACGTGGCGCACATTCCTCGGCCCATTCATCCGCGATGAAATCATGTCGACGGGTTTGTGGGACGGCGTCTTCCTCGACGCAGCGTACGATAACGTCACCGGTTTTTTTGGAAACGATCTCGATCCGGATCGCAACGGCAAAGCCAATACACCGGCAGAAATAAACTCCACCTATCGTAATGGCATGCGCGAGCTTATTTCCAATGTGCGACGCGCGATCGGGAATGACAAAATAATAATAAATAATTCGAGCGCGGTGTATGGCGATATCAGCAACGGTGTTTTATATGAAAATTTTCCGCGCTACGGCTTCACCGGCCCCTTTGCCGAGCTCCGAACCACCCTCGGAAAGAACCCGGAGCCCAAAGTAAGCGCCATCAACACCAATACGAATAATCGCGAAAACCCTAATGATTTCAGGCTGATGCGCTACGGCTTGGCCAGCGCTCTTGTTGCCGACAGTTTTTACTCATTCGACGCGGGTGATTCCGGCCATCATCGCACGTGGTGGTATGACGAGTACGAGGCTCCGATCGGCAATGCGCGCTCCGCGCCGCGTAATATTAAAACAGACGTTTGGTCTCGCGAGTATCAGCGCGGCATCGCCATCGTGAATGCGACAAAGAAAGCAGAGGACATCACCTTGCCTGGCGAATTTGAAAAACTGCGCGGCTCGCAAGATCCTCGTACGAATGACGGCTCCATCGTCACGCGCGTCACAGTTCCGCCAGAAGACGGTGTCGTTCTCATCCGTCGTTCAGAGGCGACGCAAGTTGTCGGCGCAAGTGTTCCGAACGGATCTTTCTTGCAAGTCTTTGATGCAACCGGCCGCCGTATCCGCAACGGATTTTTTGCGCAGCGCGATGACATCCCTGGCGGCGCCAACTTTCTTGCTGTCGATCTCGATCGCAACGGCTCGGAAGATCTTGTCTTTGCCAATGGTGGGGAAGTGACCGTGCGTCTCTCCGGCGCATCCGATAACCGCTTCCGCCCCTTCGGCAACAACTATCGTGGAGCGATTTCCATCACCGCCGGACAAACCGACCGCGACACGGCTTGGGAGCTCATCCTCGCACCAGACGGCAACTCCGCCCCCACCGTTCAGATAACCGATTTAAAGGGCGGTGTCCGCAAGTCATGGCTCGCGTATGAAGCCAGGTTCCGCGGAGGTGTTTCTATCGCAATAGGCGACTTAAACGGCGATAATCTTCGCGAAATTTTTACCGGAACCGGTACTGGCGGAGGCCCGCATGTCCGTAGCTTTAAAACAGACGGCGTCGCTTGGCGCGGCGGCTTTTTTGCCTTCGCTTCTTCCGAGCGTGCTGGTGTCCGTGTAGCGATCGGCGATATCGACGGCGACGGACGCGACGATCTCGTGACCGGTTCCGGCGTCGGCGCTCCGCCCAAGGTTCGGGTGTATGATGCCGATGGAAGACTCCGCTCGGAATTCGTACCATCCGGCGTAACAGCATCCCAAGGCGTCCGTCCCGTGCTGAGTGATATCGACGGCGACGGCAAACGTGAGATTCTCATCCCAGGTAGCGCTTTCTAA
- a CDS encoding nucleotide exchange factor GrpE — MEEQINEELKPENWQLKADEYLAGWKRAQADYQNLKKESEREKAEFAKFANERLLSDLLPAIDQFALALAFIPDTATMSPDDKKKWDNWLVGIKAVKSLWDQAAQNAGLSRISVDGAFDPQLHDAAGTEAVEGKEPGSIVRVVQDGWSLHGKVLRPARVIITS, encoded by the coding sequence ATGGAAGAACAAATCAATGAAGAGCTGAAACCTGAAAACTGGCAACTGAAAGCTGATGAGTATCTCGCCGGCTGGAAGCGCGCTCAAGCCGACTACCAAAATTTAAAGAAAGAATCGGAACGCGAGAAAGCCGAGTTTGCCAAATTTGCCAACGAGCGTCTGCTCTCCGATCTTTTACCCGCGATCGACCAATTTGCTCTCGCGCTCGCATTCATACCAGACACGGCAACCATGTCGCCGGATGACAAAAAGAAATGGGACAACTGGCTGGTCGGAATCAAGGCGGTGAAATCGCTTTGGGATCAAGCAGCACAGAACGCCGGCCTCTCCCGCATCTCTGTCGATGGAGCCTTTGACCCGCAGCTCCACGACGCCGCCGGCACGGAAGCCGTTGAAGGCAAAGAGCCTGGTTCCATTGTCCGCGTTGTACAGGATGGCTGGTCGCTTCATGGAAAAGTTCTCCGCCCCGCCCGAGTCATCATCACCTCATAA
- a CDS encoding class I SAM-dependent methyltransferase — protein MDFFLLLLLIAVLVFFARYFLGVGIGAPWLPLRRRDIPDGFSLVDINSKDTVIDLGSGDGRILVEAAKRGATVIGYELNPFLVWWSRRKLSVFGERAKYISKTCLIRRPFASHRHLYIRYYLDHAADREKAKRRMSSRHKNHLLCLCDPGLEVRRGKGDCDALRALTKSRFSITPEALIHKE, from the coding sequence ATGGATTTTTTTCTTCTCCTTCTACTCATCGCAGTCCTCGTATTTTTTGCTCGCTACTTCCTCGGCGTCGGCATCGGCGCGCCTTGGCTCCCGCTCCGCCGCCGCGATATTCCCGACGGATTCTCTTTGGTCGATATCAACTCGAAAGATACCGTCATCGATCTCGGCTCCGGCGACGGCCGCATTCTTGTCGAAGCCGCCAAAAGGGGAGCAACGGTCATCGGTTACGAACTAAATCCATTTCTCGTTTGGTGGTCGCGCCGCAAATTATCGGTCTTTGGAGAACGTGCAAAGTATATCAGCAAAACTTGCTTAATCCGCCGACCTTTCGCAAGCCACCGTCATTTATATATTCGGTATTACCTCGATCATGCCGCTGATCGCGAAAAAGCTAAGAGAAGAATGTCGTCCCGGCACAAAAATCATCTCCTTTGCCTTTGCGATCCCGGGCTGGAAGTCCGTCGAGGAAAAGGGGATTGCGATGCGCTACGAGCGTTGACAAAATCGCGTTTTTCTATTACACCTGAGGCGCTCATTCACAAGGAGTAA
- a CDS encoding AbrB/MazE/SpoVT family DNA-binding domain-containing protein, with product MKSSFNPDDHLLGSTVMGERGQVVVPKEFRDKMGLEAGARLVVMQHGDGPICLIKADEMKEFVKGMYDKINSVLGK from the coding sequence ATGAAATCTAGCTTCAATCCCGACGACCATCTCCTCGGCTCCACCGTCATGGGTGAACGCGGCCAAGTAGTCGTTCCTAAGGAGTTTCGTGATAAAATGGGCCTTGAAGCAGGAGCTCGTCTCGTTGTCATGCAGCATGGCGACGGCCCCATCTGTCTCATCAAGGCCGATGAAATGAAGGAATTTGTTAAAGGTATGTACGATAAGATTAATTCGGTTCTAGGTAAATAA